A region of the Williamwhitmania sp. genome:
AACCATTACGGCAGCGTTATGCGACACTAGCGACATGGCATTCTTGGTTTGATGATCCTCGGCCACGTTAGGTGAAGGAATCAGAATACAAGGTTTGCCTACCAAGCACAGTTCGGAAATGGTACCTGCACCAGCCCGTGAAACAACTAGATCCGCTGCTGCAAATGCAAGATCCATGCGGTATATAAAGTCGTAAGCCTTTACGTTGGGAAGGTTATAGCTGGATAGAACTCTTTTAGCATCGAAGAAGTAGCCCTTACCAGTTTGCCAGATTACCTGCACTTCGCTATGAATGAGCATATCTAAACTTCGTTCAATACTTCGATTCACCGTTTTTGCACCCAAGCTGCCACCTAAAACAAGAATGGTTGGCTTTGCCGGATCGAGGTTGAAAAACGAAATGGCCTCTCCTTTCAATTCATCCACTTTTTCCCTGTTAAGGTCGGCCCTTACAGGATTCCCCGTAAGCAATATTTTCTGCTTTGGAAAGAACTTCTCCATTCCCTCGTAGGCGACGCAAATCTTACTTGCCTTTTTTGCCAGCATACGATTTGTAATGCCAGCAAAGCTATTCTGTTCCTGGATGAGAGTTGGAATGCCCATTCGTGAAGCGGCGTATAGTGTAGGGCCACTGGCGTAACCACCAACCCCAACCACTACATTAGGTTTGAACTCCCTGATTATCTTTCGTGCAATCCTCAGGCTGCGGTAAAACTTGATCGGAACGGCTAAATTTTTGAGCGTCAGCTTGCGCTGAATTCCCACAACGGGCAACCCAACAATTTTAAATCCTGCAGAGGGAACCTTCTCCATCTCCATTCTACCCTCCGCGCCCACAAATAATATCTCAGCATCAGGATCGGCAACCTTAACCGCCTGAGCAATTGAAATGGCAGGAAATATATGCCCACCGGTTCCTCCACCGCTAACTATTAACCGTAGCCCCATTATCATCAGTAATTACATTATTATCCTTTTCGTCCAAGCTGCGACTCACGCTTAAAATTATGCCAAGTGCAACGCTGGTAAATATGAGTGAGCTGCCACCCATGCTCACCATGGGTAACGGCTGACCAGTTACAGGAAATAGGTGAACTGCCACTGCCATATTCACAAGTGCCTGAAAAACGAGGAGCAGGGTAAGCCCAATGGCCAGGAATGCTGGAAAAGTTCGCTTACTCTTACGCACAATTAGCCCGGCACGAAACAGTAGAATCAAGTATAAAAAGAGCACAAAGATGCCTCCAACAACTCCATATTCTTCAATGATTATTGCATAAATGAAGTCGGAATATGGGTGAGGCAAATAGTTCCGTTGGGTACTATTACCCGGACCCTTACCCAAAATTCCACCGGTGGCAATTGCAATTTTTCCCTGCTCTACCTGGTAGCCAACCCCGCCATTGCCATTTCCGTCAACAAAGTTTTCAATTCTATGCTTCCATGTCCCAATACGATTTCCCAGCGGTGTTTTTGCTGCTACCAGTATAAATAATCCAAAAGCAACAACGCTTATGCCAAAAACCATTGCAAGGTGTTTTATGCTGATTCGTCCAACAAAAAGCAGCGTGGTGCAGGTTAGTCCGAGTAGGGCAGCAGTAGAGAAGTTGGCGGGAAGAATTAGCAAACATACCAAACCTATGCGGAGTATGAGTGGAAGAAATGTCTCCTTGAGATTTTTAATCTGGTCCTGCTTCTGAGCCAACGTTCTTGCAACATACATAATTAGCGCCAACTTTGCTAAGTCGGAGGTTTGAACGGTAAAGCCCAGACCTGGAATTACTAGCCAACGGGAAGCATCGTTTAGGTTAGCACCAAAAAGTAAAGTAACTAGTAAAAGCGGTATACTAAGGAATAGTAGCAGCTGGGCAAACTTCGAAAATATGCGGTATGGAAGAAGATGCGTCATGTAGATTATCATAAAACCGACGCCCAAAAACATCAGCTGCTTCATGAAGTAAAAGGTCGTGTTGCCCCCTTTAAGCCTATATGCCAACGAACCAGTAGCAGAATACACAACCAGCAGCGATACAATCGTCAGCAAGAAGGCCACCATCCAGATCACCTTGTCTCCCTTAAAATATGTTGCTAGAACATTCTTCACTGTTTTTTCATAGGTTATATATTCAACACCAATTCATTCTTGCCCTACTTCCGAACTAACTTTACTGTCCCATATCAAGCAAGATATATTACAACTTCCGAGTTGCCTCCTTAAATTTTCTGCCCCTATCTTCATAGTTCTCAAACAGGTCGAAGCTTGCGCAAGCTGGTGACAACAGTACGGTATCGCCCTTAAAAGCCAACGCATAGGATTGCTTTACGGCCTCCTCTGCCGACATGGTGTCCACAATAGTGGGGACCACACCCTCAAATGCAGCGTGAATTTTGGTATTGTCTACCCCAAGGCAAACAATGGCCTTCACCTTATTTTTTACCAACTCCATTAGCTCAGCATAATCGTTGCCCTTATCAATGCCGCCCACAATCCAAACCACTGGGGTTGTCATGCTTTCGAGCGCATACCAGGTAGAGTTGATGTTTGTGGCCTTGGAATCGTTAATAAAGGTTACACCTCTAACCTTAACTACTGGTTCCAAACGGTGTTCAACACCCTGAAAATCAGCGAGACTTTGACGAATAAACTCCTTGCGGAGGTGTAGCACATGGCCGGCTATTGCAGCAGCCATGGAGTTGTAAACATTATGCTTACCTTTTAATGCCAGCTCTTCGATACTCATAGTGAATTCAGAGTTGTTATATTTTACATGTATTGCTTTCCCATCGCAAACGGCACCCTGAGTCAATTCCCCATTCAATGTAAAGGGAAGTAACTCAGCACCGATCTTGTATTCCGGAAGGTACCTCATCGTCTCAGGATCATCGGAGCAGTAGATAAAGGCATCACCCTTATGCATATTCTGGGTAATTCTAAACTTCGACCTCGAATAATCTTCCATCCTATAATTATACCTGTCCAAGTGGTCAGGTGTAATGTTCATTAAAATGCCGATGTCGGCCTTGAACTTGTACATACCATCGAGCTGAAAGCTGCTCAGCTCAATCACGTAGTAATCAAAATGCTCCAGCGCTACCTGCAACGCAAAACTCTTTCCAATATTTCCGGCCAATCCCACATTTAGTCCTGCCTTCTGGAGCATGTGATAAATAAGGCTAGTGGTGGTAGTTTTGCCATTGCTGCCGGTTATGCATATCGTTTTAGCTGAGCAATACCGTCCGGCAAACTCAATTTCAGAAATTATTGAAATGCCCTTGGCCCTAATTTCCTTGACAACTTGAACCTTTTCTGGAATGCCGGGGCTCTTTACCACCTCATCGGCATTAAGAATTTTATCCAAGGTGTGCTGCTTTTCCTCCCAAATGATGCCGTAGCTGTTGAGCAGATCTTTATACTCAGCCTTAATCTCACCAAAATCGGATACGAACACATCAAGTCCCTTTAGCTTGGCCAACACTGCCGACCCAGCCCCACTTTCACCCGCACCCAATACTACCAGCCTCATAGCTTACCGTATTTTGAGAGTTACAATGGTTACAACTGCAAGTATCATCCCGATAATCCAGAACCGGGTAACAATTTTTGGCTCTGGATATCCCTTCTTTTGGTAATGGTGATGAAGAGGTGCCATCAGGAAGATTCTTCGTCCTTCGCCATACTTGCGCTTAGTGCGCTTAAAGTAGCTCACCTGCAGCATTACCGAAATGCTCTCTACAAAGAACACCCCGCACAGAATGGGAATTAACAGCTCCTTCCGAATCATGATTGCAAACACAGCAATGATGCCACCTAGGGCGAGGCTACCGGTATCGCCCATAAAAACCTGCGCCGGAAAAGAGTTATACCATAGGAATCCAATGGTAGCCCCAATCATGGCTGCCATAAATACAACCAACTCTCCCGAATGTGGAATGTACATTATGTGCAGGTAGTCGGCATAAATTACGTTACCCGATAGGTAGGCGAAGATACCTAGGGTAACCCCAATGATGGCGGAAATTCCAGTTGCCAATCCATCGAGCCCATCGGTTAGATTCGCCCCATTGGAAACGGCAGTTACAATAAATATACAGGCCAACACATATACCACCCATGCCCACTTTTCTGCCTTTTCAGTTGGCAAGAAAAAAAGCACATCGGCATAATTAAACTCATTATTTTTAAAAAAGGGGATGGTTGTTTGAGTTGTTTTTTTTTCGGGGGTCAAAAATACCGTTCGCTGCTCACCAGCTGCAGCGCCATCAACCACCTCAACTTCGGAGCCGGGGCTTACCTTGGTAGTTCTCTCTCGAATAACCACGTCATTGCTCAAAAACAATGTAAGGCCAACCATGAGACCAAGAACAATTTGCCCAAGAATCTTCATCCTCCCTGGAAGTCCCTCCTTGTGCTTGCGGAATACCTTAATGTAGTCATCGGCAAAACCGACCATTCCCATCCAAATGGTTGCAGCAATCATTAAGAGAATGTATATGTTGCCTAAATCACCAAGTAATAATGTCGGTATTAGGATGGCCAAAATTATGATTAGCCCGCCCATGGTTGGCGTTCCCTTCTTCTGCATTTGCCCTTCCAGGCCAAGGTTACGAATTTCCTCTCCAATCTGCTGCCTCTGCAAATACCGAATCATCTTCTTACCAAAAAATAGGGTAAAAAGGAGTGAGATGATAATGGCAAGTGCCGACCGAAACGAGAGGTAGTGAAACAACCTCGCTCCCGGGAAGTCGAGCTTTTCTAAATAGCTGAACAGATAGTATAGCATAACCTAGTACTTATAAACTTTCAAAAATATCTCGTAATACTTCTTTGTCGTCAAAGTGATGCTTAACACCACCTATCTCCTGATAATTCTCGTGCCCTTTACCAGCCACCAGCACAATGTCGCCAGGGTGAGAGAGCATGCACGCAGTTTTTATTGCCTCCTTGCGGTCTACTATTACTAGCACGCGACCAACTACATCGTCGGGAATGCCAGCCTTCATATCTTCCAAAATATCTTCCGCCTTTTCGAAGCGAGGATTATCGGATGT
Encoded here:
- the murG gene encoding undecaprenyldiphospho-muramoylpentapeptide beta-N-acetylglucosaminyltransferase, encoding MGLRLIVSGGGTGGHIFPAISIAQAVKVADPDAEILFVGAEGRMEMEKVPSAGFKIVGLPVVGIQRKLTLKNLAVPIKFYRSLRIARKIIREFKPNVVVGVGGYASGPTLYAASRMGIPTLIQEQNSFAGITNRMLAKKASKICVAYEGMEKFFPKQKILLTGNPVRADLNREKVDELKGEAISFFNLDPAKPTILVLGGSLGAKTVNRSIERSLDMLIHSEVQVIWQTGKGYFFDAKRVLSSYNLPNVKAYDFIYRMDLAFAAADLVVSRAGAGTISELCLVGKPCILIPSPNVAEDHQTKNAMSLVSHNAAVMVADDDSAKLLMPRAIELVKDSNRLAELKKNIFALALPNSAAAIAQEVFNLAKELK
- a CDS encoding FtsW/RodA/SpoVE family cell cycle protein encodes the protein MKNVLATYFKGDKVIWMVAFLLTIVSLLVVYSATGSLAYRLKGGNTTFYFMKQLMFLGVGFMIIYMTHLLPYRIFSKFAQLLLFLSIPLLLVTLLFGANLNDASRWLVIPGLGFTVQTSDLAKLALIMYVARTLAQKQDQIKNLKETFLPLILRIGLVCLLILPANFSTAALLGLTCTTLLFVGRISIKHLAMVFGISVVAFGLFILVAAKTPLGNRIGTWKHRIENFVDGNGNGGVGYQVEQGKIAIATGGILGKGPGNSTQRNYLPHPYSDFIYAIIIEEYGVVGGIFVLFLYLILLFRAGLIVRKSKRTFPAFLAIGLTLLLVFQALVNMAVAVHLFPVTGQPLPMVSMGGSSLIFTSVALGIILSVSRSLDEKDNNVITDDNGATVNS
- the murD gene encoding UDP-N-acetylmuramoyl-L-alanine--D-glutamate ligase; the encoded protein is MRLVVLGAGESGAGSAVLAKLKGLDVFVSDFGEIKAEYKDLLNSYGIIWEEKQHTLDKILNADEVVKSPGIPEKVQVVKEIRAKGISIISEIEFAGRYCSAKTICITGSNGKTTTTSLIYHMLQKAGLNVGLAGNIGKSFALQVALEHFDYYVIELSSFQLDGMYKFKADIGILMNITPDHLDRYNYRMEDYSRSKFRITQNMHKGDAFIYCSDDPETMRYLPEYKIGAELLPFTLNGELTQGAVCDGKAIHVKYNNSEFTMSIEELALKGKHNVYNSMAAAIAGHVLHLRKEFIRQSLADFQGVEHRLEPVVKVRGVTFINDSKATNINSTWYALESMTTPVVWIVGGIDKGNDYAELMELVKNKVKAIVCLGVDNTKIHAAFEGVVPTIVDTMSAEEAVKQSYALAFKGDTVLLSPACASFDLFENYEDRGRKFKEATRKL
- the mraY gene encoding phospho-N-acetylmuramoyl-pentapeptide-transferase; translation: MLYYLFSYLEKLDFPGARLFHYLSFRSALAIIISLLFTLFFGKKMIRYLQRQQIGEEIRNLGLEGQMQKKGTPTMGGLIIILAILIPTLLLGDLGNIYILLMIAATIWMGMVGFADDYIKVFRKHKEGLPGRMKILGQIVLGLMVGLTLFLSNDVVIRERTTKVSPGSEVEVVDGAAAGEQRTVFLTPEKKTTQTTIPFFKNNEFNYADVLFFLPTEKAEKWAWVVYVLACIFIVTAVSNGANLTDGLDGLATGISAIIGVTLGIFAYLSGNVIYADYLHIMYIPHSGELVVFMAAMIGATIGFLWYNSFPAQVFMGDTGSLALGGIIAVFAIMIRKELLIPILCGVFFVESISVMLQVSYFKRTKRKYGEGRRIFLMAPLHHHYQKKGYPEPKIVTRFWIIGMILAVVTIVTLKIR